One stretch of Euphorbia lathyris chromosome 7, ddEupLath1.1, whole genome shotgun sequence DNA includes these proteins:
- the LOC136200853 gene encoding 3-ketoacyl-CoA synthase 4, producing the protein MNLDDLRHLWLHLQYNLFTIIIGSAILVFLLTVYLMARRRPVYLVDYACYRAPDNLKAPFHRFMEHSRLTGDFDESSLEFQRKILERSGLGEETYAPEAMHSLPPRPSMAAAREEAEQVMYGALDNLFANTNVNPKNIGILVVNCSLFNPTPSLSAMIVNKYKLRGNIRSYNLGGMGCSAGVIAVDLAKDLLQIHRNTYAVVVSTENITQNWYFGNKKSMLIPNCLFRVGGSAVLLSNKSGDRRRAKYKLVHVVRTHCGADDKAFRCVYQEQDDAGKTGVSLSKDLMAIAGEALKANITTLGPLVLPVSEQLLFFATLVVKKFFNKKMKPYIPDFKLAFEHFCIHAGGRAVIDELEKNLQLMPIHVEASRMTLHRFGNTSSSSIWYELAYIEAKRRMRKGNRVWQIAFGSGFKCNSAVWEALQNVKPSPYGPWEDCIDKYPVTLVA; encoded by the coding sequence ATGAATCTCGACGATCTCCGTCACTTGTGGCTTCATCTCCAGTACAATCTCTTCACCATCATTATCGGCTCTGCTATTCTGGTTTTCCTTCTTACTGTTTATTTAATGGCCCGACGTAGGCCCGTTTATTTAGTCGATTACGCTTGCTATCGCGCTCCGGATAATCTCAAGGCTCCATTTCACCGGTTTATGGAGCACTCGAGGCTTACCGGAGATTTCGATGAGTCTTCGTTGGAGTTCCAGAGGAAGATTCTGGAGCGGTCTGGGTTGGGGGAAGAAACTTATGCTCCCGAAGCTATGCATTCCCTTCCTCCTCGGCCCTCGATGGCCGCCGCTAGGGAAGAAGCTGAGCAGGTTATGTATGGGGCTTTAGATAATTTATTTGCTAATACGAATGTGAACCCTAAGAATATTGGAATTCTTGTTGTGAATTGTAGTTTATTTAATCCAACTCCATCGCTTTCTGCTATGATTGTGAATAAGTATAAATTGAGGGGTAACATTAGGAGTTACAATTTGGGAGGGATGGGTTGTAGTGCTGGTGTTATTGCTGTTGATCTTGCTAAGGATTTATTGCAAATTCATAGGAATACTTATGCTGTTGTTGTAAGTACTGAGAATATAACTCAGAATTGGTACTTTGGGAATAAGAAATCTATGTTGATTCCGAATTGCTTGTTTCGAGTTGGGGGTTCTGCAGTTTTGCTTTCTAATAAATCTGGGGATAGAAGGAGGGCTAAATACAAGCTTGTTCATGTTGTGAGAACTCATTGTGGGGCAGATGATAAGGCCTTTCGTTGTGTGTATCAAGAACAGGATGATGCAGGGAAAACAGGCGTTTCCCTATCGAAAGATTTGATGGCAATTGCTGGTGAGGCTTTGAAGGCTAACATTACTACTTTAGGTCCTTTGGTTCTTCCAGTTAGTGAACAGCTTCTGTTCTTTGCAACTCTTGTTGttaagaagtttttcaataagAAAATGAAGCCTTACATTCCTGATTTCAAGTTAGCATTTGAGCATTTTTGTATACATGCTGGAGGGAGAGCTGTAATTGATGAGTTAGAGAAGAACTTGCAGCTTATGCCTATACATGTAGAGGCATCAAGGATGACTCTTCATCGATTCGGGAACACATCATCCAGCTCGATATGGTACGAATTGGCCTACATTGAGGCAAAAAGGCGAATGCGGAAGGGCAACCGCGTATGGCAGATTGCATTTGGAAGCGGATTCAAATGCAACAGTGCTGTCTGGGAGGCTCTTCAGAATGTTAAGCCATCTCCTTATGGTCCTTGGGAAGATTGCATAGATAAGTATCCTGTTACCTTAGTTGCTTAA